The DNA region ACAGTGGTTAAGAGATACTCCTCAAAGAAATCGTGCAACATCTCCTTTACAGTTTCCTGATTGAACTCAATACCTAGCTTACCTTTGAGGTATCGCTGATACTCAGAAACGATAATCGCACTAATAATGGGTTGTAGCTTTTCTTCTAAAACCAAGCAAAACTCATTGTAATTTTCTGCCTTCTCACAATTCAAAGAATCCCAAAAAAAACTGCCCATAAAATCACCTTTTAAAGATTATTTTTTCAGTTATAACGCATTATTTTTTTCTCTGTCAACATAGTATTTTACACAGATAAATAAATTTATTAAGATAAATAAATTGAGTTTAATTATAAATAGAAATAATAAACAAAACTTCTTAAAGAAGCAGTGTATAAAAGAAGGAGCTAAAAAATAATTAACTAAAAATTTAGAGAATTAAATAAATTTATCAAGATAAATAAATTCATTTGATAAACACAGAAAAAAATAATATTTCAATAATTTTCAATTTCCTAAACTTTACCGTTATTTCTACTCTTAATAAAGACAAAAGTACAGAACGGTTCATAGTTTTCAGTATCGATTATGCCTTCCCTTTTTCTCTTTGTTGGATAGCCCGATCGACAACCGAAGATTGCCAATTAGTGGAAGTACCATTAACACTTGCCTTATATTTACCTTGCAATAACTTAGCAATATCACTATTCTTAGTACCCTTAGCTAACTCAGGTAAAATAACATTATCGATCGCATCCGTTAAAGTACCTATCTCAGAAATACCACTGTCAATGTCGCTTTTTTCTTCATCAGGTACAATCACACCTAAATCCTCATTCAGAGGTATTGTAGGAAATTCTGAGAGGGTAATATTTTCTGTAATATCTTCTTTATGCTTTACGGCACTAAGAATGTTATCAACTAAAGGTAACTCAGTTTTTTCTATTCCCAAAGGTTCAATAGACTGAATAAAAGATAAGTTATCACTTGCTATCACACTGTTATCATTATTGTCTAACTCAGTATTAGTAATAGTTTTATCAAATGCTATCACCTTGCTATCATCATCTTTAATATTGCTATTAATTGATAACTCATTGCTATCATCTTCTAACTTACTTAACCGCTCATTGATGATAGCTAATTGCTTTTTTACTTCCACTAACTCATTATCACTTGCTATCACATTGTTATCAAAAGATAATTTATCCTCAAGGAATAACTCAACACACTTACTCAGAAAGAATTGCTTACTAATTCCCTTATCCGATAGCTTGTTATCAAGTGCTATCAACTTGCTGTCATCTAACCTAAATAATACTTGCTTGGTAGTCATATCAACGATTTTATCAAATGTTATCTTTTAATATCATACCTCATAAAAGGCAATGATAACAATTAATAACTTATATATATCAATAGATAGCAAATGATATAAATATTAAATAATTAATTGATAGCATTTGATAACAGTATTAATTTATAATAGTGGTTAACAAAAGGCGATGAAATGTAAACCTAAACAACATGATTAAATTAACCAACGCTACAACCGATCACGAAATAATTACATTATGGTTATCTGATAAGACACATTTAACAGTTAAAAGTTACGATCGCCAAATTCAGCAATTCTTAAATTTTGTCGGTAAAGATTTGACAAGCGTAATGTATGAAGACTTTATGCAGTATAAAGGTTTTATGAAGATGAAAGGTTATAAACCATCTACCCAACGCACGAAGTTAACCGCCGTCAAAAGTTTATTTTCCTTCTGCACTAAGTTAGGTTATCTCAGTGCTAATGTAGCGGTAATAGTGGACAATGTAGCGGTTAAAGATGAAGTGAGACGCAAGGCATTACCCCAAGATACTATCTCTTTACTTCTTAATAATGCTAAGACTGAAAGAGACAAATTAATCATAAAAACCCTTTATTTGCTTGGTTTAAGAGTATCTGAATTGGTTAATATTCAATGGTCAGATTTTACGATCTGCAATGGAAAAATAGAGTTAAAAGTTATCGGTAAAGGTGATAAAGAAAGATATGTATTAGTACCTAATGACTTATTTAATAGTTTAATTGCCCAAAAAAGCCATGATAATTACGTCTTTATCAGTTACCAGAATGATAAATTATCAAGACAATCTATTAACAAAATGTTATCTAATTTAACCAAAAAACTAGACATAAATTCGATTAATCCCCATGCTTTTCGACATAGCCACGCCACCCACAGTTTAGCCAATGGTTGTGATATTAGCTTACTCATGCAATCGTTAGGACATTCTGATTTAAGAATCACTCAACAGTATTTGAGTCAAAGAGACGGCGAAGGTAGTAGTCAGTATTTGAATATATAATGAAAATAAAGATTCAAAGGTTTAGTTATGGGACTTAAAACAAAAGAAAGAGAAAAAAAAATCAAGAACTTTGAGTATTATCGAGCCAAGATAGGGAAGAAAAAAAAAGATCCTGAGATGATAGAAAAAATGTTTAGTAAATTAGAAACTACATTAGAAAAAATATCTGAAAGTAGTGGGTTGACTCTTGATGAGTTAGCTGATGCTTTAGATCCTAGTAAACCTTTTCCTTTTTAACCATGCTTTTAGTTGTTGATGCAAATATTTTAATAGGAGAATTACTGAGAAAAAAAGGTAGAGAGTTAAATAAAATTGTAAAAATTATCATTTATTATTTTAATAACTTCCATTGCCCATTGCCCTATCTCAACAAATAATTTATCATACTCAAAGTAAGAGAGCCAAGAATTTTGGTAAAAAAAATGGAAAAATTAAAGAAAAAAATA from Geminocystis sp. NIES-3709 includes:
- a CDS encoding tyrosine-type recombinase/integrase, whose translation is MIKLTNATTDHEIITLWLSDKTHLTVKSYDRQIQQFLNFVGKDLTSVMYEDFMQYKGFMKMKGYKPSTQRTKLTAVKSLFSFCTKLGYLSANVAVIVDNVAVKDEVRRKALPQDTISLLLNNAKTERDKLIIKTLYLLGLRVSELVNIQWSDFTICNGKIELKVIGKGDKERYVLVPNDLFNSLIAQKSHDNYVFISYQNDKLSRQSINKMLSNLTKKLDINSINPHAFRHSHATHSLANGCDISLLMQSLGHSDLRITQQYLSQRDGEGSSQYLNI